The following proteins are co-located in the Nitrospirota bacterium genome:
- a CDS encoding nif-specific transcriptional activator NifA: protein MGNMAPVTDLDESRSSEECEVLEAVAAALADSGPVPQRLERAIQLVDERLRVVRSRLAGVEPAGEASRHRAAAGRNSGLLASLVGQSEAMREVYEAIRRVSGSQATVLLRGESGTGKELVAKAIHVQGIRARGPFIRLHCAAVTESLLESELFGHERGAFTGAVDQRKGRFELADGGTLFLDEVGDIPPSVQVKLLRVLQDKCFERVGGSRLLSVDVRLISATHRDLEAMVRAGTFREDLYYRLNVVPVTLPPLRERIGDIPLLIDHFLDRFNRENGRHVRLGRDLMALMTQYEWPGNVRELQNCVERLVVMTEPRADLVTLDSVPSSLRGYFADMEHVTGVGREKTVQGHSIRKGLDESIQGLERQRLLDALERVGWVQARAARVLRITPRQVAYKIKKYGIVEASRNEP from the coding sequence ATGGGCAACATGGCGCCGGTGACGGATTTGGACGAGAGCCGATCGAGCGAGGAGTGCGAGGTCTTGGAAGCCGTGGCGGCTGCCTTGGCCGACTCCGGGCCTGTGCCGCAACGGCTTGAACGGGCCATCCAATTGGTTGACGAACGTTTGCGGGTGGTGCGGAGCCGGTTGGCGGGGGTGGAGCCGGCAGGGGAGGCATCCCGTCATCGCGCTGCAGCGGGGCGGAACTCCGGTTTACTAGCGAGTCTGGTGGGCCAGAGCGAGGCCATGCGCGAGGTCTATGAAGCAATTCGTCGCGTGAGCGGCAGCCAGGCAACGGTCTTGCTGCGGGGGGAGAGCGGCACCGGCAAGGAGCTGGTGGCGAAGGCCATCCATGTGCAAGGAATCAGGGCGAGAGGTCCGTTCATTCGTCTGCACTGCGCGGCCGTGACCGAGAGTCTCTTGGAGAGCGAGCTGTTCGGGCACGAACGGGGGGCCTTTACCGGAGCCGTGGACCAGCGCAAGGGGCGGTTCGAGTTGGCGGATGGCGGCACCTTGTTTCTGGACGAAGTGGGGGATATTCCGCCCTCCGTGCAGGTGAAGTTGCTGCGAGTATTGCAGGACAAGTGTTTCGAACGGGTGGGGGGGAGCAGGCTGCTGTCGGTGGATGTCCGGCTGATTTCGGCCACCCACCGCGACCTGGAGGCGATGGTGCGGGCTGGGACGTTCCGGGAGGACCTCTATTACCGGCTGAACGTCGTGCCGGTGACGCTTCCCCCGTTGCGAGAACGGATAGGCGATATTCCTCTATTGATCGATCATTTTCTGGATCGCTTCAACCGAGAGAACGGCCGCCACGTTCGCCTGGGACGGGATCTGATGGCGTTGATGACCCAGTATGAATGGCCGGGTAACGTCCGGGAGTTGCAAAACTGCGTGGAGCGGTTGGTGGTGATGACGGAGCCCCGCGCCGATCTCGTAACGCTCGACTCCGTGCCATCCTCGCTTCGAGGCTACTTTGCCGACATGGAGCATGTCACCGGAGTGGGAAGAGAGAAAACGGTTCAGGGTCATTCGATCAGGAAGGGACTGGATGAGAGCATCCAGGGCCTGGAGCGTCAGCGGCTCCTGGATGCCCTGGAACGGGTGGGGTGGGTGCAGGCGCGCGCGGCGAGGGTGTTGCGGATTACGCCCAGGCAGGTGGCGTATAAGATAAAAAAATACGGAATCGTCGAAGCATCTCGGAACGAGCCCTAA
- a CDS encoding nitrate ABC transporter substrate-binding protein, which translates to MASMSEKEIAMTPQSRSRREVSAHMVDVKQPSAEAYLERTVERAVAAAVLEAAGPSRRQFLAGMGGAALAAVIGEVFPLAQLKAFAADPAGKPEKKDVSIGFIPITCGTPIIMAEPLGFYKKHGLNASVKRAAGWAMIRDWAVNKEVDAAHMLTPMPLAMTLGAGSMPTPMYMPAVENINGQAITLHIKHKGVKTAADMKGFRFCVPFDFSMHNYLLRYFLAEGGVHPDKDVQIRIVPPPEMVANLKAGNVDGYLGPDPFNQRAVYENVGFLFMLSREIWDRHPCCAFTVTKDFATQYPNTFHAMWRAIVDATHYASNPVHRKEIATAIAPTNYLNQPVTVLEQVLTGTYADGLGNIKKVPERIDFDPYPWHSMAVWILTQMKRWGHLKGDVNYKAVAEQVYLAADCDRIAKELGYPTHKATSMTHTIMGKAFDPNQAEAYVKSFKIHSMA; encoded by the coding sequence ATGGCCTCGATGTCAGAGAAGGAGATAGCTATGACACCACAGTCGCGGTCGCGCCGAGAAGTCAGTGCGCACATGGTCGACGTAAAGCAACCGTCCGCCGAAGCCTATCTCGAACGGACAGTTGAACGGGCGGTCGCCGCCGCGGTGTTGGAGGCGGCGGGACCGAGCCGGCGGCAGTTCCTGGCCGGCATGGGGGGCGCCGCATTGGCGGCAGTGATCGGCGAAGTGTTTCCCTTGGCCCAGCTCAAGGCATTCGCCGCCGATCCTGCGGGTAAGCCCGAGAAGAAAGATGTCAGCATCGGATTTATTCCGATCACCTGCGGCACGCCGATCATCATGGCGGAGCCGCTCGGGTTCTACAAAAAGCATGGTTTGAACGCGTCGGTCAAACGTGCGGCGGGCTGGGCCATGATCCGCGATTGGGCGGTGAACAAAGAGGTGGATGCGGCGCACATGCTCACCCCCATGCCGCTTGCCATGACGCTGGGAGCCGGGTCCATGCCGACCCCGATGTACATGCCCGCGGTGGAGAACATCAATGGGCAGGCCATCACTCTGCACATCAAGCACAAGGGCGTCAAAACAGCGGCCGACATGAAGGGATTCCGCTTCTGTGTGCCATTTGATTTCTCCATGCATAATTACCTGCTCCGCTACTTCCTGGCGGAGGGAGGCGTCCACCCGGACAAGGACGTGCAGATTCGCATCGTGCCGCCTCCCGAAATGGTCGCGAACTTGAAAGCCGGCAACGTGGACGGATACCTGGGTCCGGACCCCTTCAATCAGCGGGCCGTGTATGAAAATGTCGGTTTTCTCTTCATGCTTTCGCGGGAGATTTGGGATCGTCATCCTTGCTGCGCCTTTACGGTGACGAAGGACTTTGCCACGCAATACCCCAACACGTTTCACGCCATGTGGCGGGCAATCGTGGATGCGACGCACTATGCCTCCAATCCCGTCCACCGGAAGGAGATCGCAACCGCGATCGCTCCGACCAACTACCTGAATCAGCCGGTCACCGTCTTGGAACAGGTGCTGACCGGTACCTACGCCGACGGACTCGGCAACATCAAGAAGGTGCCGGAGCGAATCGACTTTGATCCCTATCCCTGGCACTCGATGGCGGTCTGGATTCTGACCCAGATGAAGCGATGGGGGCATCTCAAGGGGGATGTGAACTATAAGGCGGTAGCCGAGCAGGTCTATCTGGCGGCAGACTGCGATCGCATTGCCAAAGAGCTGGGCTATCCCACTCATAAGGCGACATCCATGACCCATACCATCATGGGCAAGGCGTTCGATCCGAACCAGGCCGAGGCTTACGTCAAAAGCTTCAAGATTCACAGCATGGCATGA
- a CDS encoding ABC transporter permease subunit: MARLQGQAGNSKDAVLISVSMLVVFVAAWHLFTLRPAFDPAGLTEDQLHTMEFNGDIMQTADGGYAWNPEKEKVKGVPGPLAVLEKTRTELAEAFVKKGTNDHGIAYLVLYTVTRFGAGFLAASVVAITLGILLGLNKVLFQAVNPFIQILKPISPLAWMPLLLYTVKDPKWTAVLVVFMAALWPTLATTAFGVNSLRKDYLHVAAILQLSWAKRLYKVILPGAAPTIVNGLRISFGSALVAVVPAEMLLGELGVGYLSWIEWNNLDIAGVIFAILVVGVVGVILDSGFNKLASLVTYQE; encoded by the coding sequence ATGGCAAGATTGCAAGGGCAGGCGGGGAACTCAAAGGACGCGGTACTGATCTCCGTGTCGATGCTGGTCGTATTTGTAGCGGCCTGGCACCTCTTCACGCTGCGGCCTGCGTTTGATCCCGCAGGATTGACCGAAGACCAGCTTCACACGATGGAGTTCAATGGCGACATTATGCAGACCGCCGATGGGGGATACGCCTGGAATCCCGAGAAAGAAAAGGTGAAAGGGGTGCCCGGGCCTCTGGCGGTGCTGGAGAAGACCAGGACCGAATTGGCCGAGGCGTTTGTGAAGAAGGGCACGAATGATCACGGGATCGCTTACCTGGTACTCTACACGGTGACCCGTTTCGGAGCCGGTTTTCTGGCGGCCTCGGTGGTGGCCATCACGCTCGGGATCCTGCTGGGACTCAACAAGGTGCTCTTTCAGGCGGTCAATCCCTTCATCCAGATACTCAAGCCGATTTCGCCGCTCGCCTGGATGCCGTTGTTGCTGTACACGGTGAAGGACCCGAAGTGGACGGCGGTGCTGGTTGTGTTCATGGCGGCGCTCTGGCCGACTCTGGCCACGACGGCGTTCGGGGTCAATTCCCTGCGTAAGGACTACTTGCACGTGGCGGCCATTCTTCAACTGTCTTGGGCCAAGCGGTTGTACAAGGTCATTCTTCCTGGGGCGGCGCCGACTATCGTCAACGGTCTGCGCATCTCGTTCGGCAGTGCGCTTGTGGCGGTCGTGCCGGCCGAAATGCTTCTGGGCGAGCTGGGAGTGGGCTATTTGAGTTGGATCGAATGGAACAACCTGGATATCGCCGGGGTGATCTTTGCGATCTTGGTTGTGGGCGTCGTGGGAGTCATTCTGGATTCGGGGTTCAACAAGCTGGCGAGTCTCGTCACGTATCAGGAGTAA
- a CDS encoding ABC transporter ATP-binding protein, with protein MAFLEIDHVTKYFASQSGNGRVCIFRDATIKIEKGEFVTVIGHSGCGKSTLLNIIAGLETMTEGGIILNGKEVSGPGLDRMVVFQNFSLMPWMTVFENIRLAVRAAYPDWDRQKIAEHVRKYIALVGLTGAEDKRPIALSGGMKQRVGLARAFSIEPKVLLLDEPFAQIDALTRGVIQEELVQMWNTTRNTVFMVTHDVDEAILLSDRIMLMTNGPSARIAEIVDVTIPRPRSRDSVIEHPHYYKLRNHIIHFLVRHASHAPVADGSDSEEASSVPPLVVRF; from the coding sequence ATGGCATTTCTGGAAATCGATCATGTCACCAAGTATTTTGCGAGCCAGTCGGGCAACGGTCGCGTCTGCATCTTCCGAGATGCGACGATCAAAATCGAGAAGGGCGAATTCGTCACGGTGATCGGCCACTCCGGCTGCGGCAAGAGCACGTTGCTGAACATCATCGCGGGATTGGAAACCATGACGGAGGGCGGCATCATCCTGAACGGCAAAGAGGTCTCAGGCCCCGGGCTGGACCGCATGGTGGTCTTCCAGAACTTCTCGTTGATGCCGTGGATGACCGTGTTCGAAAACATCCGGCTGGCAGTGCGGGCGGCTTATCCGGATTGGGATCGTCAGAAGATTGCCGAGCACGTGCGTAAGTACATCGCATTGGTAGGGCTGACGGGCGCGGAAGACAAGCGGCCGATAGCCCTGTCTGGCGGGATGAAGCAGCGGGTGGGGCTGGCGCGGGCATTCTCAATCGAACCCAAGGTGCTGTTGCTGGACGAGCCCTTCGCGCAAATCGACGCCTTGACGAGAGGTGTCATCCAGGAGGAACTGGTCCAGATGTGGAACACGACCCGCAATACGGTTTTTATGGTGACCCACGATGTGGACGAGGCCATTCTCCTTTCGGATCGGATCATGCTCATGACGAACGGCCCATCGGCGCGTATCGCGGAAATCGTGGACGTGACGATCCCGAGGCCGCGTTCCCGCGACTCGGTCATCGAACATCCCCACTATTACAAGTTGAGGAACCACATCATTCATTTTTTGGTCCGCCATGCGTCGCATGCGCCGGTCGCCGACGGGTCGGACTCAGAGGAGGCGAGCTCCGTCCCGCCGTTGGTCGTCCGCTTCTGA
- the cynS gene encoding cyanase, with the protein MEAKKARDVIKAKRLAKKMTIAQVAKLVGRNPTFVAAVLNGTHRLPPKEAAKIGKALGLDKVTTESLSKFPVRTDFPNTTDPFKYRLLEIIGVYGDSMREQANEMFGDGIMSAIDFTIDMDKVTGSHGEARCKITLNGKWLEYKTF; encoded by the coding sequence ATGGAAGCGAAGAAAGCTCGAGATGTAATCAAGGCCAAGCGGTTGGCCAAGAAGATGACGATCGCCCAGGTGGCCAAGCTTGTGGGCAGGAACCCGACGTTCGTGGCGGCGGTGTTGAACGGCACCCATCGGCTGCCGCCGAAGGAGGCGGCGAAGATCGGGAAGGCCTTGGGGCTGGACAAAGTCACAACCGAATCTCTGTCGAAGTTTCCGGTCCGGACCGATTTCCCTAACACGACCGATCCCTTCAAGTATCGGTTGCTGGAGATTATCGGGGTTTACGGCGACTCTATGCGGGAACAGGCCAACGAAATGTTCGGCGATGGGATCATGAGCGCGATCGATTTTACGATCGATATGGATAAGGTCACTGGCAGCCACGGAGAAGCCCGGTGCAAGATCACACTGAACGGGAAGTGGCTCGAATACAAGACCTTCTAA
- a CDS encoding ammonium transporter, which yields MPGEGADHTAWLLIATTLAMLTVPGVALFYAGMVRRKNVLNTLALPLLALVLVSLCWLVGVGAMDLGARGRSMAGLGLGGTPLRYVSLVLSGALALALVAGGIVERTRCSFFLLFGFCWVLLVYGPLAHSLWGDGWLVSIGSLDFAGGAVVHVSAGVTALVAAILIGPRKGHGRTEMRPNNLPLSVCGAGLMWVGWCGFASGQGMTTMGTVTSAFVAIQASAAAAALAWTAVEWVQREKPTVLGTVSGGVAGLVAIAPAAGYVGPLSALVIGIGAGGLCYMVVNFVKPILGYDDSLDVFGMHAVGGTWGMIATGLFASAAVNPDGSDGLFYGYPYQFFVQCVAVLAVWVFAGGMTYLLVKGLGAILSPRVDEEAEVMGLDLTQHGEKGYS from the coding sequence ATGCCCGGTGAAGGCGCCGATCATACGGCTTGGCTGCTGATCGCCACGACATTGGCCATGCTGACCGTTCCCGGCGTGGCATTATTCTATGCTGGGATGGTGCGTCGAAAAAATGTTCTGAACACGTTGGCCTTGCCGCTGTTGGCCCTGGTGCTGGTGTCGCTCTGTTGGCTTGTCGGCGTCGGGGCGATGGATCTGGGGGCCAGGGGGCGCAGCATGGCTGGCCTGGGGCTTGGGGGAACGCCCCTGCGGTATGTGTCTCTCGTCCTTTCCGGGGCATTGGCGCTTGCACTGGTGGCGGGCGGCATCGTCGAGCGGACCCGCTGTTCGTTCTTTCTCTTGTTTGGGTTCTGTTGGGTTCTGCTGGTCTACGGTCCGCTCGCGCATTCGCTGTGGGGGGATGGCTGGCTGGTTTCCATAGGGAGCCTGGACTTTGCGGGCGGGGCGGTGGTGCATGTCAGCGCCGGCGTGACGGCTCTGGTCGCCGCGATCCTGATCGGGCCTCGCAAAGGGCATGGGCGAACGGAGATGCGGCCGAACAATCTGCCGCTCTCGGTCTGCGGTGCCGGTCTGATGTGGGTCGGCTGGTGCGGCTTTGCCTCAGGCCAGGGCATGACCACCATGGGCACGGTAACAAGCGCCTTCGTGGCCATCCAGGCTTCCGCGGCCGCGGCCGCATTGGCTTGGACTGCGGTGGAATGGGTGCAACGGGAGAAACCCACGGTCTTGGGAACGGTCAGCGGAGGCGTCGCCGGCCTTGTGGCCATCGCGCCGGCCGCCGGCTACGTCGGCCCTCTCTCGGCGCTGGTCATCGGAATCGGGGCCGGTGGACTTTGCTACATGGTGGTGAACTTCGTGAAGCCGATTCTGGGCTACGACGATTCGTTGGATGTGTTCGGGATGCATGCGGTCGGCGGCACCTGGGGGATGATCGCGACGGGACTCTTTGCCTCTGCGGCGGTGAACCCGGACGGCAGCGACGGGCTCTTCTACGGCTACCCCTATCAGTTTTTTGTGCAATGTGTGGCTGTCCTGGCTGTCTGGGTCTTTGCCGGGGGGATGACCTATCTGCTGGTGAAGGGGCTGGGTGCTATTCTGTCCCCACGTGTGGACGAAGAGGCCGAAGTGATGGGACTGGATCTGACGCAGCATGGGGAAAAAGGATATTCGTAA
- a CDS encoding Rieske (2Fe-2S) protein, with the protein MAIIHDDAGRRRFLSQAVMGFGLLFGMGTLALRFVQFLVPRPKPRRYDAVLIGAESKVPLGEALSMELGGHKIMVLRSDEGVAAFSRRCTDLGCLVSWSKEREEFVCPCHQGRFDKTGKNIAGPPPRPLDRFDVVKRGGQLYVNIQNG; encoded by the coding sequence ATGGCGATTATCCACGATGACGCGGGGCGACGAAGGTTTCTCAGCCAAGCGGTGATGGGGTTTGGGCTGCTCTTTGGCATGGGGACTCTGGCCCTTCGTTTTGTCCAGTTCCTGGTGCCAAGACCGAAGCCGAGGCGGTACGACGCGGTCTTGATCGGGGCTGAGTCGAAGGTGCCGCTCGGAGAGGCGCTGTCGATGGAGCTGGGCGGCCACAAGATCATGGTGCTGCGCTCGGATGAAGGGGTGGCGGCCTTTTCCAGGCGCTGCACGGACCTGGGTTGTCTGGTGTCCTGGAGCAAGGAACGGGAAGAGTTCGTCTGCCCTTGTCATCAGGGAAGGTTCGACAAGACCGGAAAGAACATCGCCGGGCCTCCCCCCAGGCCGCTGGATCGATTCGATGTCGTGAAGCGGGGCGGACAGTTGTACGTGAACATCCAGAACGGATAG
- a CDS encoding cytochrome C552, whose protein sequence is MADPDEVQTEMQNGKLNFTRYLIGGLCLVLFLALTGVGYVQVEERRGGGLRPFISAENKKCIDCHMAKDVAVGGINDWKVSRHAPKGIGCIECHRAEKGDADAYDHEGALISTLVTPKDCMKCHDKEAKEFGKSHHAKAAQFTGSLDNFLGNVVEGPEVVTSGCAGCHGSVVKVMEKGKLHPATWPNSGIGRVNPDGSKGTCAACHARHSFSIEQARQPESCGRCHMGPDHPQIEAYLESKHGVMFTANKEKMKLANPSEKWMPGKDYLYPTCATCHMSATGTQEVTHDVGDRISWTLRPVVSTRLENFDERRKGMKQVCSSCHSEQIVERFFTQMDQGITLYNEKFGKPAKTAMDKLLAMKKITPTPYDEKIEWVFYELWHHEGRRARHGLSKMAPDYVHWQGFYEVAKSFYIKFLPLVRELSPQVAEEMLRNEGHKWIEQGMTKEDIAQMLEFYDKEMQGKRGGG, encoded by the coding sequence GTGGCAGATCCGGACGAAGTACAGACAGAGATGCAGAACGGGAAGTTGAACTTCACCCGTTACCTGATCGGGGGCCTGTGCCTCGTCTTGTTTCTGGCGCTCACCGGGGTCGGCTATGTGCAGGTGGAGGAGCGGCGCGGCGGCGGGCTCCGGCCGTTCATTTCCGCCGAGAACAAGAAGTGCATCGATTGCCACATGGCCAAGGATGTGGCGGTCGGCGGAATCAACGATTGGAAAGTCAGCCGCCATGCGCCGAAAGGGATCGGCTGCATCGAATGCCATCGGGCCGAGAAGGGCGACGCGGACGCGTACGACCATGAGGGGGCGCTGATTTCGACGTTGGTGACGCCGAAGGACTGCATGAAGTGCCACGACAAGGAGGCCAAGGAGTTCGGCAAATCCCATCATGCGAAGGCGGCCCAGTTTACCGGCTCCCTCGACAATTTCCTGGGGAACGTCGTGGAAGGGCCGGAGGTCGTCACCTCCGGATGCGCCGGCTGCCACGGCAGCGTGGTGAAGGTGATGGAAAAAGGGAAGCTGCATCCGGCGACCTGGCCGAATTCCGGAATCGGTCGGGTGAATCCGGACGGCTCCAAGGGCACCTGCGCCGCCTGCCATGCACGGCACAGTTTCTCCATCGAACAGGCCAGGCAGCCGGAGAGCTGCGGCCGCTGCCACATGGGACCGGACCATCCGCAGATCGAGGCCTACTTGGAGAGCAAGCACGGCGTCATGTTCACCGCGAACAAAGAAAAGATGAAGCTCGCCAATCCGTCGGAGAAGTGGATGCCCGGCAAGGACTATCTCTATCCCACTTGCGCCACCTGCCATATGAGCGCCACCGGCACCCAGGAGGTGACGCATGACGTGGGCGATCGCATCAGTTGGACGTTGCGTCCGGTGGTCTCGACGCGGCTTGAGAACTTCGACGAGCGGCGGAAGGGCATGAAGCAAGTCTGCTCCTCCTGCCACAGCGAACAGATCGTGGAGCGGTTCTTTACGCAGATGGATCAAGGGATCACCTTGTACAACGAAAAGTTCGGCAAGCCGGCCAAAACGGCGATGGACAAGCTGCTGGCCATGAAAAAGATCACGCCGACGCCGTACGATGAAAAGATCGAATGGGTGTTCTATGAACTCTGGCACCATGAAGGGAGGCGGGCGAGGCACGGTCTCTCGAAAATGGCGCCTGACTATGTCCACTGGCAGGGCTTCTATGAGGTCGCCAAGAGTTTCTACATTAAATTCCTGCCGCTCGTGCGCGAGCTGTCGCCCCAAGTGGCCGAAGAGATGTTGCGCAACGAGGGCCACAAGTGGATCGAGCAGGGCATGACGAAAGAGGACATCGCCCAGATGCTGGAATTCTACGACAAGGAAATGCAAGGCAAGCGGGGCGGTGGATAA
- a CDS encoding ammonium transporter translates to MDTGDTAWVLASSALVLAMIVPGLALFYGGLVRSKNVLGTIMHSFIILSLVSILWILVGYSLAFGPDVKGLIGGLDWIGLNGVGLDPHATYGPTIPHQAFMVFQMMFAAITPALITGAFAERIKFSALLLFSALWSLLVYCPIAHWLWGGGWLGQLGALDFAGGAVVHISSGAAALVCAFVLGQRHGYGTDYMAPHSLPFTLLGTGLLWFGWFGFNAGSALGANQVAVSAFLATHTAATAGAAAWILVEWVHRGTPTVLGVASGAVAGLATVTPGAGYVGPFSALLIGLVAGGVSYLAIMWKGKFGYDDSLDVVGIHGVGGVLGVLATGLLASKAVNPGGADGLFYGNPGFFGVQVVAVLAVGLFSLAMTYLILKLVNRLVGLRVTHEEEALGLDLSQHNERAYS, encoded by the coding sequence ATTGACACGGGCGACACGGCCTGGGTGTTGGCCTCCTCGGCGCTGGTTCTGGCGATGATCGTGCCTGGGTTGGCCCTGTTCTATGGCGGGTTGGTGCGCAGCAAGAACGTGTTGGGCACCATCATGCACAGTTTCATCATCCTCTCCCTGGTTAGCATTTTGTGGATTCTGGTCGGCTATAGCTTGGCCTTCGGCCCGGACGTCAAGGGCCTTATCGGCGGATTGGACTGGATCGGATTGAACGGCGTCGGCTTGGACCCCCATGCAACCTATGGCCCGACGATCCCCCATCAGGCCTTCATGGTGTTTCAAATGATGTTCGCGGCGATCACGCCGGCCTTGATCACCGGGGCCTTTGCGGAGCGGATCAAGTTCAGCGCCTTGCTCCTGTTCTCGGCCCTCTGGTCTCTGCTCGTGTATTGTCCGATCGCGCATTGGCTGTGGGGCGGCGGCTGGCTGGGTCAGCTGGGGGCCTTGGATTTTGCCGGTGGGGCGGTCGTGCATATCAGTTCCGGCGCGGCGGCCCTGGTCTGTGCCTTCGTGCTCGGGCAACGCCACGGCTACGGCACCGATTACATGGCCCCGCACAGCCTCCCGTTCACGCTGCTGGGCACCGGGCTGCTCTGGTTCGGCTGGTTCGGGTTCAACGCCGGCAGCGCCCTGGGCGCTAACCAGGTGGCCGTGTCCGCCTTTCTGGCCACGCATACGGCGGCCACGGCCGGGGCCGCCGCCTGGATCTTGGTGGAATGGGTACACCGGGGGACGCCGACCGTCCTGGGGGTGGCCAGCGGCGCCGTGGCCGGCTTGGCGACGGTCACACCGGGAGCCGGCTATGTCGGGCCCTTTTCGGCCCTGCTGATCGGGCTGGTGGCCGGGGGGGTGAGTTACCTGGCCATCATGTGGAAGGGGAAGTTCGGATATGACGACTCTCTGGATGTCGTCGGCATTCACGGGGTGGGGGGTGTGCTTGGCGTGCTGGCCACGGGGCTGCTGGCGTCCAAGGCGGTGAATCCCGGCGGAGCCGACGGGTTGTTCTACGGCAATCCTGGGTTCTTCGGCGTGCAGGTCGTGGCGGTCCTGGCCGTCGGCCTGTTTTCCTTGGCGATGACCTATCTGATCCTCAAACTCGTCAACCGGCTGGTCGGGTTGCGCGTGACTCACGAGGAGGAAGCGTTGGGGTTGGATCTCAGTCAGCACAACGAGCGGGCCTATTCGTGA
- a CDS encoding caspase family protein translates to MKRYRLLLVACLLLGTTACSVAGAVRENFHRAGEPPARKLPLKVGLALDDKLKAQHLIVPGRPGGEIDVDLYPGVFNALRTELANAFEEVTVFEGRAQPKNEDLLAFVTSTYEPEGTTFALAGLRCTIELVLKDARTGVLVSKHKAETRFPPRLASGGTVGAGALIVVLTVGLGWPLAAHMENADALESFVPQIEQRTSDLVRDIAADIQSNQQLLAYLRQRPGGPMEAFVPGGMEDVPLSSDVDTPPTVTAPVKKNVYALVFGIEKYRGQLPKADFAAHDAQIMAKYLTKVLGYPEENVVLRVNDHATKSDIQKYVETWLPNHVAKGDSVFIYYSGHGAPNAKTGDAYLVPYDGDPAFIGDTGYPLKRLYENLAKLPTNDAIVVLDSCFSGAGGRSVIAQGMRPMVLSVENPVLASGRTAVLAASSGEQVSSTYRQQGHGLLTYFFLKGLAGEADQDHDGVVQLKELFDYLKPQVTSTARRDFNNEQTPQLVGDPQILGKVLRRVEPPKP, encoded by the coding sequence ATGAAGCGCTATCGCCTGCTACTCGTTGCGTGTCTTCTGCTCGGGACAACCGCCTGTTCGGTAGCTGGCGCAGTTCGGGAGAACTTTCACCGAGCCGGCGAGCCACCAGCCAGAAAGCTTCCGCTCAAAGTCGGGCTCGCCCTCGATGACAAGCTGAAGGCTCAACATCTGATCGTGCCTGGACGGCCGGGAGGGGAGATTGACGTTGACCTGTATCCCGGCGTGTTCAATGCACTCCGGACAGAGTTGGCCAATGCGTTTGAAGAAGTCACGGTGTTCGAGGGGCGAGCCCAGCCAAAAAACGAAGATCTCCTGGCATTTGTGACGTCGACCTATGAGCCGGAAGGAACGACGTTTGCCCTTGCCGGGCTTCGCTGCACGATCGAGCTTGTCCTCAAGGATGCCCGTACCGGTGTGCTGGTCAGCAAACACAAGGCTGAAACCCGGTTCCCTCCTCGTTTAGCCAGCGGCGGCACCGTTGGCGCAGGGGCGCTCATCGTCGTGCTCACCGTCGGGTTGGGGTGGCCGTTGGCTGCTCATATGGAGAACGCCGATGCGTTGGAGAGCTTCGTCCCCCAGATCGAGCAACGCACGAGCGACCTGGTGCGTGATATTGCCGCCGATATCCAATCCAATCAGCAACTCCTCGCGTATCTGCGACAGAGGCCGGGCGGGCCGATGGAAGCTTTCGTGCCCGGTGGCATGGAGGACGTCCCCCTATCCAGCGACGTCGATACCCCGCCGACCGTGACGGCGCCGGTGAAAAAGAATGTCTATGCCTTGGTGTTCGGCATCGAGAAATATCGGGGGCAGTTGCCCAAGGCGGACTTTGCCGCTCATGACGCACAAATCATGGCCAAGTATCTGACGAAAGTGCTGGGCTATCCGGAGGAAAACGTCGTCCTGCGCGTGAACGACCATGCAACCAAAAGCGACATCCAGAAGTATGTCGAAACGTGGCTTCCCAACCATGTGGCCAAGGGCGACAGCGTGTTCATTTACTATTCCGGGCACGGAGCGCCCAATGCCAAGACCGGGGATGCCTATTTGGTGCCCTACGACGGCGATCCGGCCTTTATCGGCGACACGGGGTATCCCTTGAAGCGCCTGTATGAGAACCTGGCCAAACTGCCGACGAACGATGCGATTGTGGTGCTCGATTCCTGTTTTTCAGGCGCGGGCGGGCGTTCGGTCATCGCCCAAGGCATGCGGCCCATGGTGTTATCGGTGGAGAATCCCGTGCTGGCTTCCGGTAGAACGGCGGTGCTGGCCGCAAGTTCCGGCGAGCAGGTGTCGAGCACGTACAGACAGCAGGGCCACGGCTTGCTGACCTATTTCTTTCTCAAGGGACTGGCCGGGGAAGCGGACCAAGACCACGACGGCGTGGTCCAGCTCAAGGAGCTGTTTGACTATCTGAAACCGCAGGTGACCTCCACGGCCAGACGGGATTTCAACAATGAGCAGACCCCGCAGCTTGTGGGGGATCCGCAGATATTGGGCAAGGTGTTGCGGAGAGTCGAGCCGCCGAAACCGTAA